Proteins from a single region of Aythya fuligula isolate bAytFul2 chromosome 3, bAytFul2.pri, whole genome shotgun sequence:
- the LOC116487563 gene encoding glutathione S-transferase-like isoform X1, giving the protein MSGKPRLHYVNARGRMEPIRWLLAAAGVEFEEAFLETKDDLKKLQTNGDLLFQQVPMVEIDGMKMVQTRAILNYIAGKYNLYGKDLKERALIDMYVEGLADLNELISSNFFQPADKKEEHLASVMDKAANRYFPVYEKVLKGHGQDFLVGNKLSRADVQLLETILLVEESKPDILAKFPLLQSFKAKTSNIPNIKKFLQPGSQRKQPIQEKDIPRLMQIFH; this is encoded by the exons ATGTCTGGGAAACCAAGGCTGCACTATGTCAATGCACGAGGCCGAATGGAACCCATACGGTGGCTACTGGCAGCGGCTGGAGTTGAG TTTGAAGAAGCCTTTCTGGAAACAAAGGATGACCTGAAAAAGTTGCAGACAA ATGGAGACCTGCTGTTCCAGCAAGTGCCCATGGTGGAGATCGATGGGATGAAGATGGTGCAGACCAGAGCCATCCTCAACTACATTGCAGGGAAATACAATCTCTATGGGAAAGACCTGAAGGAGAGAGCACT AATTGATATGTATGTGGAAGGATTAGCAGATCTGAATGAGTTAATCTCGAGCAATTTCTTCCAACCAGCGgataaaaaggaagaacatcTCGCGAGTGTTATGGACAAGGCCGCAAACAGATACTTCCCGGTCTATGAGAAG GTTTTGAAAGGCCACGGACAAGACTTTCTTGTTGGCAACAAGCTTAGCAGAGCAGATGTGCAGTTACTTGAAACTATTTTATTGGTAGAAGAGTCCAAGCCTGATATACTTGCCAAATTTCCTCTCTTGCAG agttttaaagcaaaaacaagcaatATCCCCAACATAAAGAAattcctgcagcctggcagccagAGGAAACAACCCATCCAAGAAAAAGATATACCAAGACTGATGCAAATTTTCCATTGA
- the LOC116487563 gene encoding glutathione S-transferase-like isoform X2 yields MSGKPRLHYVNARGRMEPIRWLLAAAGVEFEEAFLETKDDLKKLQTNGDLLFQQVPMVEIDGMKMVQTRAILNYIAGKYNLYGKDLKERALIDMYVEGLADLNELISSNFFQPADKKEEHLASVMDKAANRYFPVYEKENRKDKLPLKYKFHGFAGSRTRLHRGDRRCYKSGRYAELQQPRTQ; encoded by the exons ATGTCTGGGAAACCAAGGCTGCACTATGTCAATGCACGAGGCCGAATGGAACCCATACGGTGGCTACTGGCAGCGGCTGGAGTTGAG TTTGAAGAAGCCTTTCTGGAAACAAAGGATGACCTGAAAAAGTTGCAGACAA ATGGAGACCTGCTGTTCCAGCAAGTGCCCATGGTGGAGATCGATGGGATGAAGATGGTGCAGACCAGAGCCATCCTCAACTACATTGCAGGGAAATACAATCTCTATGGGAAAGACCTGAAGGAGAGAGCACT AATTGATATGTATGTGGAAGGATTAGCAGATCTGAATGAGTTAATCTCGAGCAATTTCTTCCAACCAGCGgataaaaaggaagaacatcTCGCGAGTGTTATGGACAAGGCCGCAAACAGATACTTCCCGGTCTATGAGAAG gaaaacagaaaggacaaaTTACCACTTAAATATAAATTCCATGGTTTTGCTGGGAGTAGGACAAGACTCCACAGAGGGGACAGAAGATGTTACAAATCTGGGAGATATGCAGAGCTGCaacagcccaggacacagtgA
- the LOC116487462 gene encoding glutathione S-transferase, with amino-acid sequence MAGKPKLHYTCGRGKMESIRWLLAAAGVEFEEQFIEKNEHLEKLRKDGDLLFQQVPMVEIDGMKMVQTRAILSYIAGKYNLYGKDLKERAWIDMYVEGTTDLMGMIMQLPLQSAEMREKNLALIIERAKTRYFPVYEKALKDHGHDYLVGNKFSWADIHLLEAILMVEECKPDILSAFPQLQAFKGRISNIPTIKKFLQPGSQRKPPADDKYIANVRKIFNI; translated from the exons ATGGCGGGGAAACCTAAGCTGCACTATACCTGTGGAAGGGGGAAAATGGAGTCAATCCGATGGCTGTTAGCAGCAGCTGGGGTTGAG tttgagGAACaattcatagaaaaaaatgaacacctAGAAAAACTACGCAAAG ATGGAGACCTGCTGTTCCAGCAAGTGCCCATGGTGGAGATCGATGGGATGAAGATGGTGCAGACCAGAGCCATCCTCAGCTACATAGCAGGGAAATACAACCTCTATGGGAAAGACCTGAAGGAGAGAGCCTG gatTGATATGTATGTGGAAGGAACAACAGACCTCATGGGAATGATCATGCAGCTCCCTTTGCAGTCAGCCGAGATGAGAGAAAAGAATCTTGCCTTAATCATTGAACGAGCTAAGACCAGATACTTTCCTGTTTATGAAAAG GCCTTAAAAGACCATGGTCATGATTATCTTGTTGGCAACAAATTTAGCTGGGCAGACATCCATCTGCTGGAAGCCATTCTAATGGTAGAAGAATGTAAGCCAGATATACTGTCTGCATTCCCTCAGCTACAG gcttttaaaggaagaataagCAACATTCCAACAATCAAAAAATTCTTGCAGCCTGGCAGCCAGAGGAAGCCACCAGCAGATGACAAGTATATTGCTAATGTGaggaaaatattcaatatctaA